The sequence CCTGGAAACCGCCCTGTCAGCATATTTCGCGTTCGGACATGCAAGACTCCAGTACGGTATTATTTTGTGGGGGCCAGCACGGATGCTCATCACCTATTCCTAATGCAAAAAAAGTGCATTCGCATACTTACCAACACCCAGATACCAAATAGTTGTAGACCTCACTTTTCTGAACTACGTATCCTCACTTTGCCctcgatatacatattggaaGCAGCACTCTTTGTTAGGAATAACTCTCATCTCTTTACTACAAAAATGATTAACTCAGAACGAAGGAAAAATGATAAACCACAATTAGAACTACCCCCATCAAAATTAGAAATGTTTAAAAAAGGCCCGTACTACCGATGTATACTTATAGCAAATAAACTGcccgaaattataattaatgaaaaagAAGACAAAGTATTTAAAAGCAAACTAAAGGACTTACTCATCAAAAAATGCTATTACTCTATAGACGAGTATCTAGAAGACGAATCTTTacccaaataaataattaataattttatttatattcaatataattacatacctacttaaggCCTGCGAATCTATTAAAGTTGCTCTGTACAtgagaaattaaatataaatagtttAAAATATTACCAATAATAAttgtagataaaaataaaataaaaaatcagttgaattgagaacctcctccttttttgaagtcgtttgataaataattattgaatataatgcaattataaaatgtactaaAACTATATAAAACCAGCTTAGCCTTATGCTTTAAGCATAAGTGGTAAATGcgaataataattgtaatttttatgaatgtACCTGCACTTCCTAGCTCTAATTTAGTTTTAAGGAATACTTGCTGTGCCCTAACAGGGTTCATGTGTGAACTTACCTTATTGTAACACCTGCTTGTACCACATGAttattatgcaataaattatgaattatgaattatgaattatgaataagTCTATTTTAGTCAGttcttataaattatattaacactaatgtaatttgtactgtaatcatatgttgtcaaataaatatatctaatctaatTATGTGGGAAATTGGGGTATATGATAACTTAGCTCTATTTTCATAATTATATAGAACAAAATGGAAAGGTAGTAGCATAGTATGCATCtcattttagggttccataccaaaaaggtacaaaaggaacccttatggtgtgactctgtccatctgtctgtcttTTGGATAGCCTCTATTATAGCACAACATtctaaggtccgaccgagattctcggccgagacttcatacaatttatttGCGGCCGAAAATCTTAGTTGGACATTACAACATTCAGGATGTGTCAACTTGTAATATTTCATAaccattttttgttttgttttaggaAATTTACAGATTAAACTTAGAAGTTGGCCAGTTCATGGCACCATATGTTACAAAAGCCCATGAAATAAATTGTGCAGCTGTTAGTGACGATCATGGCTTGCTTGTGGTGGGCACAGAAAGTGGTCATGTGGAGGCTTGGGATCCACGCACAAAGTCCAGGCAGGGCATACTGGACTGTGCCTTACACTGCACAGACTCAGAATACAGGTATAACAACTACacagttattttaaaattaaactttctatatatatacatcaaaatatagttttattttaattaaacatgCATCAGATAGAGCCATAGAAATATAAGATTTATATCACTGGTCTACTAAATAAAATAGCTTTAAAATTTCATCCaccatcttcttcttcttcaagcATGTTTATCTAGTCCAAACCACCTCCATGGTTGTTTGAAAGAGATATTTTACAGTTGTAAGACCACCTGtagctttatttatattttaaatttgttttctaTGTGTTCTAAGAAATAACttaattagggatgtaccgactattgatttggccgactaggccgactacctaCTAGTCGGcacttgggtggccgattagttggctagtcggccaaaacataattttcgactaaattcacattttcaATGTCATTTTTGATCCTTTCTTCGCgctttttgtgattttttacaggttcaaaggttcatgacaatacttatatacattttctattttaaacaaccggcttggcttagtgggtagtgatcttGCCTATGAAATCGATAATtctaggtaggaaatttatttctgtgatgattacagatatttgttgattTAACAAAGAAAGGAATTACGAATAGGTACATACTAAAACCATACTTTTCAGCTGATAATCtagttttgtactgtttttctataactaatgaagtgccgacaaatcggccttttttgccgactagtcgccgactaatcgccgactacaaatgtggccggatagtcggctttcccgactagtcggcgactaggaGGCGTACAGGATTAAGTTTAATCCTTTATTTACATTTACTTAGAAATACAGGGTTTCCTGAAGTGTGGTCCATATACCATAGCACattctttttttattagggcattttcagaatttgggacccccccccccttagcGAAAGTAGAAcagttaacaaaaaaaaattaactcactgtcagttttgtgacgataattaagaatgaaatttttgtttttgtgttaattaagataataattagttaattcagaatgtgaaaaaagtaaatttttagacagattttgtgcttaattgttgtcacaaaactgacagtgagttaatttttgttaacaatttttgctgattggggggacccaaattctgaaaatgcccattattGCTTATTGGGTCTGTTTGAAAATTTTTGAATTGTGCAAATGAGACACTACTGCGAAAATGTTAAGATTCCTTCACTTAGAGAGCACATACACATACAGACATAGGGATCTACAGCAGTTATTTGATcacatttaatataatattttctcaGAGAGCTATGTAGTCAGCTTGAATGTTGTTTTGTTTCCAGAAATGAAAGTTTACCTGTGATTACATCCATAAGATTTGATGGACCATTGAGAATGGGAGTAGGGACGAGTACTGGCCATGTCTTGCTCTACGACATCAGATCCAGCAATCCTCTGTTAGTCAAGGACCACATGAACGGCCTGCCTATTAAAAATGTACAGTTCCATGAGACTAAAGAATATGTCTATTCCATGGATTCTACTGTTGTTAAGATATGGGATAAGAACACTGTAAGTTGctgaaatttaaatattttagtatacatacacatacatgtttgtattgtaaattaaataccaTATAGAGTATTTAGAAactggtttattatattttaccAGTTTTGCTAATTAGTCCATTTTTGTTCAAGGGCAAGCAGTATACAAGTATTGAGTCATCAGCTGACTTCAATGACCTTTGCATCATTCCCAACACTGGGCTTAGCATGATGGCAGTAGAAGATCAGAAGATGCAAGTCTATTACATTCCATCATTAGGTAAGTTAAACTTTAAAGGATTACAAAATCAATGAACAAAACATACAGCAAAGACACATGCACGCTAGGGTACTTCTCATTACGCCaaagttgtttttaaaatagggGTAGCAACTtctaaaaagtatttcaaaaattcaGATTGTTTTTTAGTAAAAGATTAAAGTAATACTATGCCACATATGCTTCTAGTGTATATCTTATTTCAGACGAGAGATGTGacaagtaatttattttattttataggacCTGCTCCAAGATGGTGTGCTTTCTTAGATAACTTGACAGACGAATTAGAGGGAGAAGGAAAACAGACTGTGTATGATGACTACAAGTTCGTGACGAAACAAGAGCTAGAGTCATTGGGGTTGGACCATCTTCTTGGCACTAATCTCTTGAGGGCATATATGCATGGGTGAGTTTTTAaacaaatatcaaaaataggaaGAAACCCATATGAAAGATTAATATTGATTACTAATTATTATGTTTTAGATACTTTGTTGATGTTCGACTATACAAGAGAGCCAAGTCAATCGCAGATCCATTTGCGTTTGAAGAATACAAGAAACGTAAAATTCGAGAGAAAATCGAACAGGACAGGCCATCGAGAATTAAAATTGAAGACAACTTGCCTAAAGTCAATAGAGAGTTGGCCTCCAAGCTTATGGATGATGAAGGTAGAAGGAAGAAGAACCCATCTAATCTTCTTAAAGATAACCGTTTCAAGGTAAATTTAAATATATCCGTTTGCcctgttaaataaataattaagtaggGGATGTAAAGGGCCTAATACCTATACAATTCGCTGAACTGTACTGTTACTGTTAGAAGTAAAAAGTGACGGCACCGAATAACTGGCAAACTGAGtcaatattttaaataggtCCCTTAAGCCTCTACAGttgaatacaaaataatattcaacCGATAGAAAATCGACTCTATTGACAGGTATTAAAGTTCAAAACCTAAAAAAAACACATTCTgggatgacgaccggtctggctcagttggtagtgaccctgcctgctaagccgcggtcctgggttcgaatcccggtaagggcatttatttgtgtgatgaacacagatatttgttcctgagtcatggatgttttctatgtatttatctatttaagtatgtatatcgtcgcttagcacccatagaacaacctttgcttagtttggggctaagttgatccgtgtaaggtgtccccaatatttatttatttatttttatttttatttatgatgtggACTTAGATTTTTAAGTTTTCTATAACAGGTCCAATAAATGAAGAAAGGTAATAAACTATTTGTTATCTTTTTactcatttgttttttttttcaggctaTGTTTGAAAATCCTGACTTTGAAGTGGACAAGTCTGCTGAAGAGTACAGATTACTGAATCCAGTCTTATCCAGGCTGGACAAAGATAAAACGAAAGCTAAAACAGCAGAAGTTGAGCCTATGGAGGTATGtatattgtttacatttttgatTCTTCAAATCATCAACATCATACAAAATAGTTAAGGAAATTTAAACCAAGTTGTGTAATACTAAGGTTGAATTTCTTTTGAACAAAAGTTTTACGTAACAACATAGACCAGATATGCTTtaacaatgtattttttttaaacgtgggtttaatagtacattacgatacaagtgcgtaaaaaaggaagttcgaaacgagtggcgataaattaaaacacgaccgaagggagtgttttaaatcgacacgagttacgaattcccttttcgcacgtgtatcgtacgacgtttttcagtacagatggctatccgaagtttcgacctgacatataatgaaccacttctcgcactagtgcgtaaaaaaaccaccatctgtactgaaaaacatattATGGAATCGAATGCAGTGTGGTTATTTACATACACAATAGGTATAATAATTTTACGTGTATTATAacatcatgtttttatttagGAGGATGAACCTGAAGACAAAGACTCCGATAAGGAGCTTTATCAGTCTAGTGACGAAAGTTCGGACGACGACCGCGCCTGGGTGAAAGAAGTAAAGAAACAACACAAAATTATCAGAAAGAAACACCAAGAAGACGACGAAACGGAACACAAAGAAAAGGTTTACGAATTCAACGAAACACcgaaaacaaataatattaaagCAATCACGAAAGTCAACAAGGCCAGTTTAGGAGAGCGATTAGCGAAGGAGAACTTTACAGCAACTGTCACCGGCACAGGAGGAAACAGAGAGATGAAGTTCACAATGAGAGGCAAGAAATCGGAATCGGAAGCACAAAAGAAAATTAAGAAACACTACCAAGAGCGGAAACAGATTGTCAGACGAACGGGATATTTAATGAAAAAGAAACTACCTAAAATGTAGAATCAGTACCATGTTAATTATCATTATAAGGACACctgtaataaatttaatttgttaaaacttgttttttttttctgaaatcaCTTTTTTACAGTCGTTTTTAAACTGCAACGTTGTTGCCGAACGAAGTTTACGTAGTTATTATCTAGGTACCGTCTGGGAGCGTTCATAAAAACTGATTGCAATTCTTTCTCCATATTTATCTCTTCAGGGTTATCGGAGTTCAACCTTGATTCAAAACCTTTGGTTTGGTCTTTTTTATGTCTTGTATGTAATACTTGGTAGTTTTGTATGATTATGATTAGAAGTGCTGCCTAGCATCCATTGGCACGTTGGGTTGACATCAGGAAAATTGCAGGTCACTGGATGatactagcccaggaccgggagaagtggcgtactagaagagaggcatATGCTcaacagtgggcgataaagggctgatatgataataatgatgattatcaaaactcaatttatattaataatcacTTCATTTTCATAGAGAACATCCGGATATACGAACGCATTTATGCTTAATATGACATATATACAGACTCGTTTTCGCTCGGTTTCATCGGTAAATTGATTTCAGAAGGCATGGTACTTCCAAAAATGTATACATAAGTACTACTTAATGAAGTTTCTGTTTGATGACCTCGAACCCTATTGACTtacatttttctcaaaaaggaAAATATACCTAGGGTTGCGCATCGCTGAATTTAAGTGCATTATTTTTGTCGCTATAAACAATCAATATGCGAACACTAGGTGAATCGTTTGTTGTGATCAATGTTGAACGAATTGCATCCTTTTTTAATACTCGATATTTTCTCCGTGAGAAAGAGACAATGTTACACAATAAATAAACGTAATTACGGATATAAATGACTGAATTAATAGCTCACAAGTACGTTATGATGCACAATAATAATGGATCATATGGCAGCGGTAAGTTAAAATTACCTTCTTTTAATTCAATGTTGAAGTTTGTTTGTCGCATCAAGGAGTGACTACCCTGTTATTGTAATATTTAAGTTATCTTTTCGCATAATGTGCACAATGGTAATTAAAAGTGTAGATATGGGTAATAAAAtggataatgtgaaattctCAATCGATTACGTAGCGAGTGATCTGCTGGACAGCCATGTGCTGGGGCGCGACAAGCAGGAGGAACCCGCCATGGAGCGATCTACGAGGTCCAGCCTTGACGCCAACAGTGTTGACGTGAGTACACAGCTATCACACACCTACTATTTATTGTGATACCATGTAATTACGCTGATTAACGACacttttacttttcttttttatCGCTTTTTAATGTCTTCCTGGTTCAAGTTCATTTTAATCAATTTCTATCCAGTGTTTTTCAAGTCCACCTTGAGTGCGTAGCTCCAATGAAAATGCAAGATGTAAGCAGAGTTTTAAAAACCAACGTGTGGAATATAGCTACTTTGAGGGGCGTTACCAATAATTATTGTTCGGTTTATTTTAGATCGGTGAAATAACGGAATCTCCTGATACGGAGTATATGAGTACGTCTGCTATTCTACACTATTGTAAATCTAAGGTACGTTAGTTATCATTATTCCTAACTTCTTATGCGTAGATAACTCTTGTTATTGTTTATAGTATGACATTCcataactaataaaataacataataaataataataaaaaatcataTTCTCAAATGTTTTTAATCAGTTACATATAAATAGGTCATAGGCATGAGAGTATGGAAAGTTTGAATGAAACCAGCTAaatgttatatttaataagtaaagTTTTCGTGAATTCTCATATAACGTCACTTTCTTGATTGCAGATATTGCTTCCTTACCTCAAACTTTTAACAATAATGGGATTGCGACCAGTCGTCGATTCGTCAAATTCCTCAAGAGTAGCTATATGTTTGTCACACTTCCACTCTGCGCAAGTTGCAGTATTTATGTGTTTAGGATACATTCTTCAGTACATGGCATGTTTCAGGTAAACTTTCATAGATACCTCTCTACTCCATTCGGtttctattttattaaaataaggcAACACGTACAGTTGTATAGTCAACAACACATCTGTgtatacaaagtgccaaaaatatgtatacacacctttatgtacaggtaataaagttctgtatacatatttttggcactttgtctgtatacacagctgtgttgttgactgtacacttatatcactaaagcatccacattttcaaaaaaactaAAGCATTCACATtcatacatccgatatcggagcggataatgtgaaaacgcatccTTGCAATAAGATGACAGTGTTATTTTGAAATTCCAGGCGAGACCGGGGTTTCTGCTACAAGCTGGTGCCGCTAGCGCTGGAGTCTTCGATGGAGTACGAGACGTACAAGCAAGTGTGCTACGGGAACGTGACGCTGACGTACATCGGGCCGAGCATACTGCACTTCCTGGGGTTCCTCTACGCGCTCTACTTGTTTAGAATATCCGATAATGAGCAACTCCAGAATCTTATGGAAAGGGTAAGGTTCAGTCACATTTACTGAGGTAAATATGGCAGAAAGACGCcgtaaaaaatattgaattaaatTTTCCTGCCTTGTTCTGCTTGATTACTGATGTGCTTCGCTTAACTTATTTACCTACATGAAATTCGCGGTAAATGTTTCATGCTCTCCTCCCGAGTCCAGTTCTTCTACTTAGCGTGCCTATCTCATCACTTAGAATTAAGAATTTACATATGTGAGTGtacacgggaaaacgtcccactttgtcttttgttataaagccgctttgtcagtttattcatataaagatacaagtaaatctcgccttaatggtaaccgccACGATGGGACGATTTACtcaacacactcacatatattatacataaatgctAGGGCACGTGCTACGCAGAGCAGACAACCACCTGTCCATGCAGGGTCTCTGCTGGCAAGCAC is a genomic window of Leguminivora glycinivorella isolate SPB_JAAS2020 chromosome 6, LegGlyc_1.1, whole genome shotgun sequence containing:
- the LOC125227435 gene encoding nucleolar protein 10, whose protein sequence is MQVLEIDNVKIFNLSAGKSLPDWLTERKKRALLKKNVDLRRRIELIQEFDMPGVSTSIRASKDGQYIMATGIYKPRIKCFDVNNLSLKFERCLDSEVVKFEILSDDYTKIVFLQCDRYVEFHVGHGRHYRLRVPKFGRDIAYHRPSCDLFVVGASSEIYRLNLEVGQFMAPYVTKAHEINCAAVSDDHGLLVVGTESGHVEAWDPRTKSRQGILDCALHCTDSEYRNESLPVITSIRFDGPLRMGVGTSTGHVLLYDIRSSNPLLVKDHMNGLPIKNVQFHETKEYVYSMDSTVVKIWDKNTGKQYTSIESSADFNDLCIIPNTGLSMMAVEDQKMQVYYIPSLGPAPRWCAFLDNLTDELEGEGKQTVYDDYKFVTKQELESLGLDHLLGTNLLRAYMHGYFVDVRLYKRAKSIADPFAFEEYKKRKIREKIEQDRPSRIKIEDNLPKVNRELASKLMDDEGRRKKNPSNLLKDNRFKAMFENPDFEVDKSAEEYRLLNPVLSRLDKDKTKAKTAEVEPMEEDEPEDKDSDKELYQSSDESSDDDRAWVKEVKKQHKIIRKKHQEDDETEHKEKVYEFNETPKTNNIKAITKVNKASLGERLAKENFTATVTGTGGNREMKFTMRGKKSESEAQKKIKKHYQERKQIVRRTGYLMKKKLPKM